One segment of Trichlorobacter ammonificans DNA contains the following:
- a CDS encoding response regulator transcription factor, producing the protein MSETKPRIMLVEDEIHLARGICFNLEQEGYAVSHFDRGEAALAALRVERCDLIILDVMLPGQDGFQVCRAMRGIDSRVPILMLTARSEDADRVSGLESGADDYLTKPFNLVEFLLRVKGMLRRSSWYRPDPIEEGYRFGDNEVFLLSYRARTAQGEIDLTEMEVRVLSLFFRREGQVIPRGELLETVWGYASDAETRTLDNFVVRLRKYFERDPSRPVHFLTVRGVGYRFSRQGE; encoded by the coding sequence ATGAGTGAGACAAAACCGCGCATCATGCTGGTGGAGGACGAAATCCATCTGGCCCGGGGCATCTGCTTCAACCTGGAACAGGAGGGGTACGCGGTCAGTCATTTCGACCGGGGGGAGGCGGCCCTGGCGGCGCTGCGGGTGGAACGGTGCGACCTGATCATCCTGGACGTGATGCTGCCGGGACAGGACGGCTTCCAGGTCTGCCGGGCCATGCGTGGGATCGACTCCCGGGTGCCGATTCTGATGCTGACCGCCCGTTCCGAGGACGCAGACCGGGTCAGCGGCCTGGAAAGCGGCGCCGACGACTACCTGACCAAACCGTTCAATCTGGTGGAGTTCCTGCTGCGGGTGAAGGGGATGCTGCGGCGCTCTTCCTGGTACCGTCCCGATCCGATCGAGGAGGGGTACCGTTTCGGCGACAACGAGGTGTTCCTGCTTTCCTACCGCGCCCGCACCGCCCAGGGAGAGATCGACCTGACCGAGATGGAGGTGCGGGTGCTGTCCCTGTTCTTCCGGCGGGAGGGGCAGGTGATCCCTCGTGGTGAGCTCCTGGAAACGGTCTGGGGGTACGCCTCCGATGCCGAGACCCGCACCCTGGACAACTTCGTGGTGCGACTGCGCAAATACTTCGAGCGGGACCCGTCTCGCCCCGTTCATTTCCTGACCGTGCGCGGGGTGGGCTACCGCTTTTCCCGGCAAGGGGAGTAG
- a CDS encoding YajD family HNH nuclease: MLVKTLKAGNRPANADYREQSLKLHGWICAKCGREFERENLHLLTVHHKDGNHHHNPKDGSNWENLCVYCHDDEHSRLLLAEYLNG, encoded by the coding sequence CTGCTCGTCAAAACCCTGAAAGCCGGCAACCGTCCGGCCAACGCCGACTACCGGGAGCAATCCCTGAAGCTGCACGGCTGGATCTGCGCCAAGTGCGGCCGGGAGTTTGAGCGGGAGAACCTGCACCTGCTCACCGTCCACCACAAGGACGGCAACCACCACCACAACCCGAAAGATGGTTCGAACTGGGAAAATCTCTGCGTCTACTGCCACGACGACGAGCACAGCCGCCTGTTGCTGGCGGAGTACCTGAACGGCTAA
- a CDS encoding ZIP family metal transporter gives MTDWFITLPPVSQALAATLFTWFMTALGAGLVFLFKTINRKVLDGMLGFAAGVMIAASFWSLLAPAIEMAEQEGGSLPAWFPATAGFLMGGFFLWAVDKILPHLHQGFKTSEAEGIKTGWQRSTLLVLAITLHNIPEGLAVGVAFGALAADLPSASLAGAVALALGIGIQNFPEGTAVSVPLRREGMSRLKSFWYGQLSGLVEPVAGVLGAYAVISMRPILPYALAFAAGAMIYVVVEEVIPESQLARNTDLATVGAMLGFAVMMTLDVALG, from the coding sequence ATGACTGACTGGTTCATCACGCTCCCCCCGGTTTCCCAGGCCCTGGCCGCCACCCTGTTCACTTGGTTCATGACCGCCCTGGGGGCGGGGCTGGTCTTCCTGTTCAAGACCATTAACCGCAAGGTGCTGGACGGCATGCTGGGCTTTGCGGCCGGGGTGATGATCGCCGCCAGCTTCTGGTCGCTGCTGGCCCCGGCCATCGAGATGGCCGAGCAGGAGGGCGGCAGCCTGCCCGCCTGGTTTCCCGCAACTGCTGGCTTCCTGATGGGTGGATTCTTCCTCTGGGCGGTGGACAAGATACTGCCCCACCTGCACCAGGGGTTCAAGACCAGCGAGGCGGAAGGGATCAAGACCGGTTGGCAGCGCAGCACCCTGCTGGTCTTGGCCATCACCCTGCACAACATTCCGGAAGGGCTGGCGGTGGGGGTGGCCTTCGGCGCCCTGGCCGCCGACCTCCCCTCCGCCTCCCTGGCCGGCGCGGTGGCCCTGGCGCTGGGTATCGGCATCCAGAACTTCCCGGAAGGAACCGCCGTGTCGGTGCCGTTGCGCCGGGAAGGGATGTCGCGCCTGAAAAGCTTCTGGTACGGTCAGCTCTCGGGGCTGGTGGAGCCGGTGGCCGGGGTGCTGGGGGCCTATGCCGTGATCAGCATGCGGCCGATCCTCCCCTACGCCCTGGCCTTTGCCGCCGGCGCCATGATCTACGTGGTGGTGGAAGAGGTGATCCCGGAATCGCAACTGGCCCGGAATACCGACCTGGCCACCGTCGGCGCCATGCTGGGGTTTGCGGTGATGATGACGCTGGACGTGGCCCTGGGGTAG
- a CDS encoding aminotransferase has protein sequence MRFTLNDHVRSVREPPIGEVRGWAATRPPEAPELIDLCQAVPDYSPPEELLAYLQQVVRDPLTCRYTPDEGLPEVREAVCARYRRRYRARVDGDHICLTVGASQAFWLSMLVLCHAGDEVILQAPCYFDHPMALGALGVRAVYAPFTEKEQGVPNPAVIERLITPRTRAIVLVTPSNPTGVAIPHGRLSELYFLAQRHRIALVLDETYGDFVEGMPHDLFTLADWHRTLVQVQSFGKTYALTGYRAGLLAAAPEFIRQALKIQDTMAVCQPRITQQALKYGLEHLDAWVEENRLKMSLRNSLFAAEFVKPGNRFRLVAGGGFFAWVKHPFSGRSSRQAAQRLVQEAGIMTLPGEAFGPGLEEYLRLALGNIRESAIAEVVRRFRNVS, from the coding sequence ATGCGTTTCACCCTCAACGACCATGTCAGATCGGTGCGCGAGCCTCCCATCGGCGAGGTGCGGGGCTGGGCCGCCACCCGTCCGCCCGAGGCTCCCGAGCTGATCGATCTCTGCCAGGCGGTACCGGACTACTCTCCCCCGGAGGAGCTGCTCGCTTACCTGCAGCAGGTGGTGCGCGACCCCTTGACCTGCCGCTACACCCCGGACGAGGGGCTGCCGGAGGTACGGGAAGCGGTCTGCGCGCGTTACCGGCGACGGTACCGGGCCCGGGTCGACGGCGACCATATCTGCCTGACCGTCGGCGCCAGCCAGGCCTTCTGGCTGAGCATGCTGGTACTCTGCCATGCCGGTGACGAAGTGATCCTGCAGGCTCCCTGTTATTTCGACCACCCCATGGCCCTGGGGGCTCTGGGTGTCAGGGCGGTCTACGCTCCCTTCACGGAAAAGGAGCAGGGGGTTCCCAACCCCGCGGTGATCGAGCGGCTGATCACCCCCCGCACCCGGGCCATCGTGCTGGTCACCCCCAGCAATCCCACCGGGGTGGCCATTCCCCACGGCCGGCTGAGCGAGCTGTACTTCCTGGCCCAGCGTCACCGGATTGCCCTGGTGTTGGACGAGACCTACGGCGATTTTGTGGAGGGGATGCCCCACGACCTCTTTACCCTGGCGGACTGGCACCGTACCCTGGTGCAGGTGCAATCCTTCGGCAAGACCTACGCCCTGACCGGCTACCGGGCCGGCCTGCTGGCTGCGGCGCCTGAGTTCATCCGGCAGGCACTGAAGATCCAGGACACCATGGCGGTCTGCCAGCCCCGCATCACGCAGCAGGCCCTGAAGTACGGCCTGGAGCACCTGGACGCCTGGGTGGAGGAGAACCGGCTGAAGATGTCGTTGCGCAACAGCCTGTTTGCCGCCGAATTCGTCAAACCGGGCAACCGCTTCCGGCTGGTGGCCGGCGGCGGTTTCTTCGCCTGGGTGAAGCACCCCTTCTCCGGCCGCAGCAGCCGGCAGGCGGCCCAGCGGCTGGTGCAGGAGGCCGGGATCATGACCCTGCCGGGGGAGGCCTTCGGCCCCGGTCTGGAGGAGTACCTGCGGCTGGCCCTGGGCAATATCCGCGAGAGTGCCATAGCGGAAGTTGTCCGTCGTTTCCGGAACGTTTCCTGA
- the yihA gene encoding ribosome biogenesis GTP-binding protein YihA/YsxC: protein MRIHQATFIKSAVKPADYPPPELSEIAFAGRSNVGKSSLINVLVERKGLVRTSSTPGRTQLINFFTISGECPPLTLVDLPGYGYAKVPLEVKRQWGPMMERYLAGRETLRAVVLILDVRRIPSDEDLQMLDWLRAYRRRPVVVLTKCDKLTKNERAKQITQISLRLDLPREELVQFSALSKEGRDNVWKAILAALEEEP, encoded by the coding sequence GTGCGTATTCATCAGGCCACCTTCATCAAAAGTGCCGTCAAGCCGGCCGACTACCCCCCGCCCGAGCTGTCGGAAATCGCCTTTGCCGGCCGCTCCAACGTCGGCAAATCATCCCTGATCAACGTGCTGGTGGAGCGAAAAGGGCTGGTGCGCACCAGCTCGACGCCGGGGCGCACCCAGTTGATCAACTTCTTCACCATCAGCGGCGAATGCCCGCCGCTCACGCTGGTGGACCTGCCGGGGTACGGCTACGCCAAGGTGCCGCTGGAGGTGAAGCGCCAGTGGGGGCCGATGATGGAACGCTACCTGGCCGGCCGGGAGACCCTGCGGGCCGTGGTGCTGATCCTGGATGTGCGCCGGATCCCTTCGGATGAAGACCTGCAGATGCTGGACTGGCTGCGGGCCTACCGCCGCCGGCCGGTGGTGGTGCTCACCAAGTGCGACAAGCTGACCAAAAACGAGCGGGCCAAGCAGATCACCCAGATATCCCTGCGGCTCGACCTCCCCCGGGAGGAGCTGGTGCAGTTTTCAGCGCTGTCGAAGGAGGGGCGGGACAACGTCTGGAAGGCGATCCTGGCCGCCCTGGAGGAGGAACCATGA
- the folE2 gene encoding GTP cyclohydrolase FolE2 → MPDLQKSRDHRRIPIAKVGVKDISYPIVVQDKNRSLQHTVARVDMYVDLPHQFKGTHMSRFVEILNRYREQVALDRLEDILREMRQKLGAETAHLRVEFPYFIDKAAPVSKARSLMEYTCEFDACLRGETLDFVLGVKVPVTSLCPCSKELSRFGAHNQRSIMTVKVRYTDFIWIEDLVALIEQCGSSPLYALLKRADEKHVTEQAYQNPRFVEDMVREAYLRLAAQENITWFSVEAENFESIHNHSAYAAVELDRRGSGR, encoded by the coding sequence ATGCCGGACCTGCAGAAAAGCCGGGACCATCGCCGGATACCGATCGCCAAGGTGGGAGTGAAGGATATCTCCTATCCGATCGTGGTGCAGGACAAGAACCGTTCCCTGCAGCACACCGTGGCCAGGGTGGATATGTACGTGGACCTGCCGCACCAGTTCAAGGGAACCCACATGAGCCGCTTCGTGGAGATCCTGAACCGTTACCGCGAGCAGGTGGCCCTGGACCGGCTGGAGGATATCCTGCGGGAGATGCGCCAGAAGCTGGGAGCGGAAACCGCCCACCTGCGGGTGGAGTTTCCCTACTTCATCGACAAGGCGGCGCCGGTCTCCAAAGCCCGCAGCCTGATGGAGTACACCTGCGAGTTCGACGCCTGCCTGCGGGGGGAGACCCTCGATTTCGTGCTGGGGGTCAAGGTGCCGGTCACGTCGCTGTGCCCCTGCAGCAAGGAGCTGTCCCGTTTCGGTGCCCACAACCAGCGCAGCATCATGACCGTAAAGGTGCGCTACACCGACTTCATCTGGATCGAGGATCTGGTGGCCCTGATCGAGCAGTGCGGTAGCAGCCCCCTCTATGCCCTGCTGAAGCGAGCCGACGAAAAGCATGTCACGGAGCAGGCGTACCAGAACCCCCGCTTTGTGGAGGATATGGTGCGGGAGGCTTACTTGCGGCTGGCGGCGCAGGAGAACATCACCTGGTTTTCCGTTGAAGCGGAGAACTTCGAGTCGATCCATAACCATTCCGCCTATGCGGCGGTGGAACTGGACAGGAGGGGGAGCGGGCGGTAA
- a CDS encoding DUF3015 family protein, whose product MKKVLLTVAVTLAMTSAAFAAGNARNNVGCGLGTMLWENKADNSILFQSFQATTNGTSGSQTFGLSSGTSECSQPSKFVQNEKLIHFVQANMDNLAKDIAMGKGETLDTFAEMLGVAPAEQHAFNARLQANFGKIFTSENVVLAEVIDNTVTVALN is encoded by the coding sequence ATGAAGAAAGTTCTTTTGACGGTTGCAGTAACCCTGGCCATGACGAGTGCCGCCTTTGCGGCGGGCAACGCCCGCAACAACGTGGGCTGCGGTTTGGGCACCATGCTGTGGGAGAACAAGGCCGATAACTCGATCCTGTTCCAGTCGTTCCAGGCGACCACCAACGGCACCTCCGGAAGCCAGACCTTCGGTCTTTCCTCCGGTACGTCCGAGTGTTCACAGCCTTCAAAGTTCGTGCAGAACGAAAAGCTGATCCACTTTGTCCAGGCCAACATGGACAACCTGGCAAAGGACATCGCCATGGGCAAGGGTGAGACCCTGGATACTTTCGCGGAGATGCTCGGGGTCGCCCCGGCCGAGCAGCATGCCTTCAATGCCCGCCTCCAGGCCAACTTCGGCAAGATTTTTACTTCTGAAAACGTGGTGCTGGCTGAAGTGATCGACAACACCGTGACCGTGGCCCTGAACTAG
- a CDS encoding Lnb N-terminal periplasmic domain-containing protein, translating into MYLVTSVAPVTAGEPSYVDHLLATARRENLHEERTWQVLLHYTGTLAGGHTSRIDDPAFFLAPEGRTDRRAELEATLRSFFIVDAQDGDHGACRFPARFAWLSSRLAIDPARLPAHTCSERDEALGTVEAKSAVLVFPVGHINSPASMFGHTLIRIDGRSRSHLISHAVNYAAETTDTNGFLYAWKGLTGRYRGYYSLLPYYTKVKEYNDLEHRDMWEYRLKLSEEEVARMVTHIWELHRIGSSYYFLDENCSYNLLFLIEAARPELRLTEKTGLFVLPTDTIRITQESGILEEPRYRPSQGSRIRTIMAQLTPDGRQVALDLAYGRRLPEGLTGAAEDRAAILDLAAEFAQFRLARKELAKDAYTRLYLALLKERSMLGPTPEGRYDGVVPPRPESGHDTTRVAVGGGVRRGKGFGELAIRPQFHSLLDPDQGYLQGAQITFLDTVLRFSEAPSPVTVQSLHLVDIVSLTPRDLFFKPTSWKVNVGLDRETMKNGNDSLVFRLNSGGGFAYASPGDGIWYLLAEADLNAGDGIRGVFTLAPGLRFGVVEQLADWWKLHLNAQGFLYKLGDDRAALRLALAQNFKVSRNNSLTLEVSGEQMNGRRTGEARMLWNHYF; encoded by the coding sequence ATGTACCTTGTGACATCCGTTGCGCCGGTAACTGCCGGAGAGCCATCCTATGTGGACCACCTGCTGGCAACGGCCCGACGGGAAAATCTGCATGAGGAGCGTACCTGGCAGGTACTGCTCCACTATACCGGGACGCTTGCCGGCGGGCATACGAGCAGGATTGACGATCCCGCGTTTTTCCTCGCACCGGAGGGGAGAACCGACCGCCGGGCCGAGCTCGAGGCGACCCTGCGCAGTTTTTTCATTGTTGACGCGCAGGACGGCGACCACGGTGCCTGCCGCTTTCCGGCCCGTTTCGCCTGGCTCTCCTCCCGGCTCGCCATAGATCCGGCGCGGCTTCCGGCCCACACCTGTTCCGAGCGGGACGAAGCCCTGGGAACGGTGGAGGCGAAGTCGGCGGTGCTGGTGTTTCCGGTGGGCCACATCAACAGTCCGGCCTCCATGTTCGGCCATACCCTGATCCGGATCGACGGCCGCAGCCGCAGCCATCTTATTTCCCACGCCGTCAACTACGCCGCTGAAACCACCGATACCAACGGGTTCCTCTATGCCTGGAAGGGGCTGACCGGCCGCTACCGGGGGTATTATTCCCTGTTGCCCTATTACACCAAGGTCAAGGAGTACAACGACCTGGAGCACCGGGATATGTGGGAGTACCGGCTCAAGCTTTCGGAAGAGGAGGTGGCGCGGATGGTCACCCATATCTGGGAGCTGCACCGGATCGGTTCTTCCTACTACTTCCTGGACGAGAACTGCTCCTACAACCTGCTCTTCCTGATCGAGGCGGCCCGGCCGGAGTTGCGGCTCACCGAAAAAACCGGGCTGTTCGTCCTGCCCACCGATACCATCCGCATCACCCAGGAAAGCGGCATTCTGGAGGAACCCCGTTACCGCCCCTCCCAAGGGAGCAGGATCAGAACGATCATGGCGCAGCTTACCCCGGACGGGCGGCAGGTCGCCCTTGACCTGGCCTACGGCAGACGGTTGCCGGAGGGCTTGACCGGAGCGGCGGAGGACAGGGCCGCCATTCTGGACCTGGCGGCCGAATTCGCCCAGTTCAGGCTTGCCCGCAAGGAGTTGGCAAAGGATGCCTATACCAGATTGTACCTCGCGCTGCTGAAGGAGCGGAGCATGCTGGGGCCGACCCCTGAAGGCCGTTACGACGGCGTCGTACCGCCCCGCCCCGAAAGCGGACACGACACCACCAGGGTGGCCGTCGGCGGCGGGGTGCGCCGCGGCAAAGGTTTTGGAGAGCTGGCAATCAGGCCCCAGTTCCACTCCCTGTTGGATCCGGATCAGGGATACCTGCAAGGGGCGCAGATCACCTTTCTGGATACGGTGCTCCGGTTCAGCGAGGCGCCGTCGCCGGTCACGGTGCAGTCGCTCCACCTGGTGGACATCGTTTCCCTGACCCCGCGCGACCTGTTCTTCAAGCCGACCTCGTGGAAGGTAAACGTCGGGCTGGATCGGGAAACCATGAAAAACGGCAACGACTCCCTCGTCTTCCGGTTGAACAGTGGCGGCGGGTTTGCCTACGCCTCGCCCGGCGACGGTATCTGGTACCTCCTGGCCGAGGCGGACCTGAACGCCGGAGACGGCATCCGGGGGGTCTTTACGCTGGCGCCGGGACTGCGTTTCGGCGTCGTTGAGCAGCTTGCGGACTGGTGGAAACTCCATCTGAATGCCCAGGGATTCCTCTACAAGCTCGGTGACGACCGTGCCGCGCTGCGTCTTGCCCTGGCCCAGAACTTCAAGGTGAGCCGCAATAACAGTCTTACCCTTGAGGTCTCCGGCGAGCAGATGAACGGGCGGCGAACCGGCGAGGCGCGCATGCTCTGGAACCACTACTTCTGA
- a CDS encoding mechanosensitive ion channel family protein: MDNVNQFQQLATAYATEVGTKLLAVILFWIVGRWLINFVCRMLQRVMERQKVDPTLMRYIGNFVAVTLNIVLVVAILGYCGIQTTTFAALVAGIGIAIGAAWGGLLSNLAAGIFLVVLHPFKVGDFITAGGVTGTVKEIGLFVTSINTPDNVLTMVGNAKVFGDNIQNFTANEYRRVELKCQLNGSADHVAAMQLLREKLALVPNVLATPAVEVEILDFTLVGPVLAVRPFCHNDHYWQVYFDGNRTIREALAAGGFPAPMPAQMVLVQNQQ; the protein is encoded by the coding sequence ATGGACAACGTCAATCAGTTTCAGCAACTGGCAACAGCCTATGCCACCGAAGTCGGGACCAAGCTTCTCGCCGTCATACTTTTCTGGATTGTCGGCAGATGGCTGATCAACTTTGTCTGCCGGATGCTGCAACGGGTCATGGAGCGGCAAAAGGTGGACCCGACCCTGATGCGGTACATCGGCAATTTTGTGGCCGTGACCCTGAACATCGTGCTGGTGGTCGCCATCCTTGGCTACTGCGGGATCCAGACCACGACGTTCGCCGCTCTGGTGGCCGGTATCGGTATCGCCATCGGTGCGGCCTGGGGAGGTCTCCTGTCGAACCTGGCGGCCGGTATTTTCCTGGTCGTGCTGCATCCGTTCAAGGTGGGGGATTTCATAACAGCGGGCGGTGTGACCGGTACGGTCAAGGAGATCGGGCTGTTCGTGACCTCGATCAATACTCCCGACAACGTGCTGACGATGGTGGGCAACGCCAAGGTCTTCGGGGACAATATCCAGAATTTCACGGCCAATGAGTACCGGAGAGTTGAGCTGAAGTGCCAGTTAAACGGCAGCGCCGACCATGTGGCGGCAATGCAGTTGCTGCGGGAGAAGCTGGCCCTGGTGCCGAACGTGCTGGCAACCCCTGCCGTGGAGGTGGAGATTCTCGACTTCACCCTGGTGGGGCCGGTGCTTGCGGTCCGTCCGTTCTGCCACAATGACCACTACTGGCAGGTATACTTCGACGGGAACCGCACCATCAGGGAAGCCTTGGCCGCCGGCGGCTTTCCGGCGCCTATGCCGGCGCAGATGGTGCTGGTGCAGAACCAGCAGTAG
- a CDS encoding YtxH domain-containing protein, protein MAHEDNGVSASTVLVSFLAGAALGAGLAMLYAPKDGRQLRNQIADLADDAVDKIKEYAKEAQEKIKETIDEGKDVVAEKKSILSSALEAGREAIKREKEKYSA, encoded by the coding sequence ATGGCACACGAAGACAACGGCGTATCCGCAAGCACCGTGCTGGTATCGTTTCTGGCCGGGGCCGCCCTGGGGGCCGGGCTGGCCATGCTGTACGCACCAAAGGATGGCCGGCAACTGCGCAACCAGATAGCCGACCTGGCTGACGATGCGGTGGACAAGATCAAGGAGTACGCAAAGGAAGCCCAGGAGAAGATCAAGGAGACCATCGACGAGGGGAAGGATGTGGTGGCCGAGAAGAAATCGATCCTGTCGTCGGCCCTGGAGGCCGGCCGCGAGGCGATCAAGCGGGAAAAGGAAAAGTACTCGGCATAA